The Saxibacter everestensis genome has a window encoding:
- a CDS encoding ABC transporter ATP-binding protein — translation MTEQSNDLRTASSIIFDQATKLYPGQAQPALDALNLIVDAGELVCLVGPSGGGKTTALMLVNRLVELSSGDIRLGDKSIGSLDAIALRREIGYVIQQTGLFPHMTIAENIGLVPQILGWDKNKIRNRVHELLELVGLTPTADIAKRYPGQLSGGQQQRVGIARALAANPPVMLMDEPFGALDPITRTHVQDEFLALHHEIGKTTLFVTHDIDEAIKMSGRIAILKPGGKLAQYDTPDAILSRPADDFVEKFVGADRGLKRLSLIQVGSMLADSASATGQASATGQSDPGLAGWPRIQHDASARTALSLLLAAETDGVVVTDGGDSAIGAVTLKDLTSIAGSTV, via the coding sequence ATGACTGAACAATCGAATGACCTGCGTACAGCTTCGTCGATTATTTTCGACCAGGCCACCAAGCTCTACCCGGGCCAGGCGCAACCGGCGCTCGATGCGCTGAACCTGATTGTCGACGCCGGAGAACTGGTCTGCCTGGTCGGGCCGTCCGGAGGTGGCAAGACCACGGCGCTGATGCTGGTCAACCGGCTGGTCGAGCTGAGCTCGGGCGACATCCGGCTGGGCGACAAGAGCATTGGCTCCCTGGATGCGATCGCGCTGCGCCGCGAGATCGGTTACGTCATCCAGCAGACCGGTCTGTTCCCGCATATGACCATCGCGGAAAACATCGGTCTCGTGCCGCAGATCCTCGGCTGGGACAAGAACAAGATCCGTAACCGGGTGCACGAACTGCTGGAGCTGGTCGGCCTGACGCCGACCGCCGACATCGCCAAGCGCTACCCGGGCCAGCTGTCCGGCGGCCAGCAGCAGCGGGTCGGCATTGCCCGGGCGCTTGCCGCCAACCCGCCGGTGATGCTGATGGATGAACCATTCGGCGCCCTGGACCCGATTACCCGCACGCACGTGCAGGACGAGTTCTTGGCCCTGCATCACGAGATCGGCAAGACGACGCTGTTCGTCACGCACGATATCGACGAGGCGATCAAGATGAGCGGCCGGATCGCGATCCTCAAGCCGGGTGGAAAACTCGCGCAGTACGACACCCCGGACGCTATCTTGTCCCGGCCGGCCGACGACTTCGTGGAGAAATTCGTCGGAGCCGATCGCGGGCTGAAACGACTGTCGCTGATTCAGGTCGGGTCGATGCTCGCCGATTCAGCATCCGCAACCGGGCAGGCATCCGCAACCGGGCAGAGCGACCCCGGCCTGGCGGGCTGGCCGCGGATCCAGCATGACGCCAGCGCCCGGACGGCGCTATCGCTGCTGCTCGCGGCGGAGACCGACGGCGTGGTGGTGACCGATGGCGGTGATTCGGCTATCGGTGCCGTGACGCTGAAGGATTTGACCTCTATCGCGGGGTCGACGGTATGA
- a CDS encoding glycine betaine ABC transporter substrate-binding protein, with protein MREFSRRALLRSGALATASLALAGCAGQDKPGPSDAITVGSKGFAESWITGELYAQALRALGLQVTLKTNVGSSEIIDQALTSGQIDLYPEYTGVIVMSLAGREELLATGAETYQVAKEFEASRGVTLLEATPFENKNAIAVTKAFADEHGLKTIDDLRGIGDFVYSTYPDNVSGGQGYEAIVREYRLPNMKLKTLSIGLNYQAIERGEIQAADVFTTDPQLLRSDLVVLEDTLNLFGFQNVAPAIRSDVLERHGSEVSDVLNRISELLTLEAIQTMNAASAVNRLDPSQVAKMFLDANDLL; from the coding sequence ATGCGGGAATTTTCTAGGCGCGCACTTCTGCGATCCGGAGCGCTCGCGACGGCGTCACTCGCCCTCGCTGGCTGCGCCGGTCAGGACAAACCTGGCCCGAGCGACGCGATAACCGTCGGCTCCAAGGGCTTTGCCGAATCCTGGATCACCGGTGAGCTCTACGCTCAGGCGCTGCGAGCCCTGGGCTTGCAGGTGACCCTGAAAACCAACGTCGGATCCAGCGAGATCATCGATCAGGCGCTGACCTCCGGACAGATCGACCTTTACCCGGAGTACACCGGCGTGATCGTGATGTCCCTGGCCGGGCGGGAAGAGCTGCTGGCCACCGGCGCGGAAACCTACCAGGTGGCCAAGGAGTTCGAGGCCTCGCGCGGAGTCACCCTGCTCGAAGCCACGCCATTCGAGAACAAGAACGCGATCGCGGTCACTAAGGCCTTCGCCGACGAGCACGGACTGAAGACGATCGACGATCTCAGGGGCATCGGAGACTTCGTCTACTCGACCTATCCCGACAACGTGTCCGGCGGTCAGGGTTACGAGGCGATCGTGCGCGAGTACCGGCTGCCGAACATGAAGCTGAAGACGCTCAGCATCGGCCTGAACTACCAGGCGATCGAGCGCGGGGAGATCCAGGCCGCCGACGTCTTCACAACCGATCCGCAGCTGTTGCGCTCAGACCTGGTGGTGTTGGAGGACACGCTGAACCTGTTCGGCTTCCAGAACGTGGCACCGGCGATCCGCAGCGACGTGCTGGAACGGCATGGTTCGGAAGTGTCCGACGTGCTGAACCGGATCAGTGAACTGCTGACCCTGGAAGCGATCCAGACCATGAACGCGGCATCGGCTGTCAATCGGCTGGACCCGTCCCAGGTAGCGAAGATGTTCCTCGACGCCAACGACCTCCTTTAG
- a CDS encoding CocE/NonD family hydrolase codes for MSTFSAESSHARSNPVAEPRAIRVLRHVWIPLSDGTRLSARIWLPQDAEEHPVPAVLEYIPYRKNDMTAGRDNTIHPVFAQAGYAAIRVDMRGCGDSDGTMADEYAQSELDDGLEILSWIAGQSWSDGGVGIIGKSWGGFNGLQIAALRPPELRAIITICSTDDRYADDVHFNGGVIIGSEMLSWASTMFAYNARPADPRIVGESWREQWHRRMNEPPYIDTWLQHQRRDDYWKHASVCEDYSAIEVPVLAVGGLYDEYRTTLFRLLDNLNAPTQALLGPWAHNYPHQGNPGPAIDFLPEAVRWWDRWMKGIDNGVAEQPRLRAFIPNSARPGKDIAERPGRWIAEQQWPSNNIADARFSLSEATRNGSPTMSSTESIGSAAGSWLQFGEVAGQQTDQREDDAESFTATWPELESPLEFVGTPAVNLTLRSDTPRGLVAVRLCDVGPDGTSRLVTAGMFNLTHAESHEHPEPLEPGSRFAVRIPLLASGHRFLEGHRVRVSISASYWPWAWPTPEETKVTLDLAVDDGLLLPVRQNSDDSYTQDEFRAPTPPPPNPIQVDGVPMTRTLATNLVTGETDLVLNNEARQHDSQDGLVYYTWDQDRYLRTAGDPLSAVAECRRVEHFSRPAVPGAPTPNAPSEISQAEASAGWDAKLCTFSRMTGDKDFFFITNELVAYEGDQQVFSRSWSTTIPRDLN; via the coding sequence ATGTCTACTTTCTCCGCTGAATCCAGTCATGCCCGCTCCAATCCAGTCGCCGAGCCTCGCGCCATCCGCGTGCTGCGCCACGTCTGGATCCCGCTCTCCGACGGGACCCGGCTCTCGGCCAGGATCTGGCTGCCTCAGGACGCCGAGGAACACCCGGTCCCCGCCGTCCTCGAGTACATTCCGTACCGGAAAAATGACATGACCGCCGGCCGGGACAACACAATCCACCCGGTCTTTGCCCAGGCTGGCTACGCCGCGATCCGGGTGGACATGCGCGGCTGCGGCGACTCCGACGGCACGATGGCCGACGAGTACGCGCAATCAGAGCTGGACGACGGCCTGGAGATCCTGAGCTGGATCGCAGGCCAGAGCTGGAGCGACGGCGGCGTCGGCATCATCGGTAAATCCTGGGGCGGATTCAACGGGCTGCAGATCGCCGCGCTCCGGCCGCCGGAGCTCAGGGCGATCATCACGATCTGCTCCACCGACGACCGCTACGCCGACGACGTTCACTTCAATGGCGGCGTCATCATCGGTTCAGAAATGCTCTCCTGGGCGTCGACGATGTTTGCATACAACGCGCGGCCGGCCGACCCCCGCATCGTCGGCGAGTCCTGGCGCGAGCAGTGGCATCGGCGGATGAACGAGCCGCCATACATCGATACCTGGCTGCAGCACCAGCGGCGTGACGACTACTGGAAGCACGCCTCGGTTTGTGAAGACTATTCCGCGATCGAAGTGCCGGTGCTCGCAGTCGGTGGCCTGTACGACGAATACCGCACCACGCTGTTCCGGTTGCTCGACAACCTGAACGCCCCGACCCAGGCGCTGCTCGGTCCCTGGGCCCACAACTATCCGCACCAGGGAAATCCTGGCCCCGCCATTGACTTCCTACCAGAGGCCGTCCGCTGGTGGGACCGCTGGATGAAGGGCATCGACAACGGCGTAGCCGAACAGCCTCGGCTGCGCGCCTTCATCCCGAACAGCGCCCGACCGGGCAAGGATATCGCCGAGCGCCCCGGGCGTTGGATCGCCGAGCAGCAGTGGCCGAGCAACAACATCGCGGATGCGCGGTTCTCACTGTCCGAGGCCACGCGTAACGGTTCACCGACAATGTCCAGTACCGAATCAATTGGCTCGGCCGCGGGCAGCTGGCTGCAGTTCGGTGAGGTCGCCGGGCAGCAGACCGACCAGCGGGAAGACGACGCGGAGTCGTTTACCGCGACCTGGCCAGAGCTGGAGTCCCCGCTGGAGTTCGTTGGCACACCCGCCGTGAACCTCACCCTGCGTTCGGACACGCCACGCGGTCTGGTCGCCGTCCGGCTATGCGACGTCGGACCGGACGGAACCTCCCGGCTGGTCACCGCCGGGATGTTCAACCTGACCCACGCCGAAAGCCACGAGCACCCGGAACCGCTGGAGCCCGGCTCCCGATTCGCCGTCCGGATACCGCTGCTGGCCAGCGGTCACCGCTTCCTCGAAGGACACCGTGTCCGGGTATCGATCTCGGCGAGCTACTGGCCCTGGGCGTGGCCGACGCCCGAAGAAACCAAGGTCACCCTGGACCTTGCCGTAGACGACGGACTGCTGCTGCCGGTGCGGCAGAATAGCGATGACTCCTACACCCAGGACGAGTTCCGCGCACCCACGCCGCCCCCGCCCAACCCGATCCAGGTCGACGGCGTTCCGATGACCCGGACACTTGCGACGAACCTGGTCACCGGCGAGACCGACCTGGTGCTGAACAACGAAGCACGTCAGCACGACAGCCAGGACGGCTTGGTCTACTACACCTGGGATCAGGACCGGTACCTGCGCACCGCCGGCGATCCGCTGTCCGCGGTGGCTGAATGCCGCCGGGTCGAACACTTCAGCCGGCCAGCCGTGCCCGGGGCTCCGACCCCGAACGCGCCGTCGGAGATCAGCCAGGCGGAAGCATCGGCAGGGTGGGACGCCAAGCTGTGCACGTTCAGCAGGATGACCGGCGACAAGGACTTTTTCTTTATCACGAACGAACTGGTGGCTTACGAAGGCGACCAGCAGGTGTTCTCGCGCAGCTGGTCGACGACGATCCCGCGGGACCTGAACTAA
- a CDS encoding alpha/beta fold hydrolase has protein sequence MHIILVPGFWLDGSSWSEVTPPLVAAGHQVHPLTLPGLEAADASRAGIGLREHIDAVVSAIDAIDDRVVLVGHSGGGGIIHGAVDARPDRVIRAVYVDSGPLGEGGVINDELPADGDDVPLPPWEQFEDADLTDLTEELRAAFRARAVPEPRGVAYDQQHLSDERRYGVPATVIACEFPSAQLHEWIEAGHPFVAELGRIKDVEYVDLPTGHWPQFTRPAELGAAILAAVDRTAG, from the coding sequence ATGCATATCATTCTGGTTCCTGGTTTCTGGTTGGACGGTTCATCGTGGTCGGAAGTCACTCCGCCACTCGTTGCGGCGGGACATCAAGTCCATCCACTCACACTGCCCGGATTGGAGGCGGCGGACGCTTCCCGAGCCGGCATCGGGCTACGGGAGCACATCGACGCTGTGGTTTCGGCGATTGACGCAATCGATGACCGGGTGGTCCTGGTTGGTCATTCCGGTGGTGGTGGCATCATCCATGGCGCCGTCGACGCTCGCCCCGACCGGGTGATCCGCGCCGTGTATGTGGACAGCGGGCCGCTGGGTGAGGGTGGCGTGATCAATGATGAGCTTCCCGCCGACGGCGATGACGTTCCGCTGCCGCCGTGGGAGCAGTTTGAGGACGCCGATCTTACCGATCTCACCGAGGAGTTGCGGGCGGCATTCCGGGCGCGCGCCGTGCCGGAGCCGCGGGGAGTGGCGTATGACCAGCAGCACCTGAGCGACGAGCGCCGCTACGGCGTCCCCGCGACGGTGATTGCATGCGAGTTCCCGTCCGCACAGCTGCACGAGTGGATCGAGGCCGGTCATCCCTTTGTCGCCGAACTCGGCCGGATCAAGGATGTCGAGTACGTCGACCTGCCCACCGGTCATTGGCCGCAGTTCACCAGGCCGGCCGAACTCGGCGCGGCGATACTTGCCGCCGTCGATCGCACGGCCGGCTAG
- a CDS encoding FadR/GntR family transcriptional regulator — MRTPDVAAARISAALGTVQSGSAVSEVAERLMAYFTSGDVAPGTRLPSERQLSASLGVGRSAVREALAALEILGIVIVRPGSGTYLRDGVSELLPRTLSWGLMLGEPRTRELVELRSGLEVQAVELAATRITDESLVTLSDCLDSMAHSGRDFSAFVEADSLFHREIAVSSGNQVLQELLQSIRSLLRIWVDRALQDSGHAEIAVQEHAKVLEALKERDPDAAAAAMTKHMASASKRLLADFDATT, encoded by the coding sequence ATGAGGACTCCGGATGTCGCCGCCGCGCGGATCAGTGCTGCCCTCGGCACGGTGCAGAGCGGTTCGGCTGTGTCCGAGGTAGCCGAGCGGCTGATGGCGTATTTCACCAGCGGCGACGTTGCGCCCGGGACGCGCCTGCCGTCTGAGCGACAGCTGTCCGCCTCGCTGGGCGTTGGCCGCTCCGCCGTGCGGGAGGCGCTCGCCGCGTTGGAGATCCTCGGTATCGTGATTGTTCGTCCGGGATCGGGCACCTATCTTCGCGATGGCGTCTCTGAACTGCTACCGCGCACGCTGAGCTGGGGTTTGATGCTCGGCGAGCCGCGGACCCGGGAGCTGGTCGAACTGCGCAGCGGGCTCGAGGTGCAAGCCGTCGAACTCGCCGCGACCCGGATTACCGACGAGTCGCTTGTGACGCTCTCCGACTGCCTGGACTCGATGGCCCACAGTGGGCGTGATTTTTCCGCGTTCGTCGAGGCTGATTCCTTGTTTCATCGCGAGATCGCGGTCAGTTCCGGCAATCAGGTGCTACAGGAGCTACTGCAGAGCATCCGCTCCTTGCTGCGAATCTGGGTGGACCGCGCGCTGCAGGACAGCGGACATGCAGAGATCGCGGTGCAGGAGCACGCCAAGGTGCTCGAAGCGCTGAAGGAGCGGGACCCGGACGCTGCTGCCGCGGCAATGACGAAGCACATGGCGTCTGCGTCCAAGCGGCTGCTGGCGGACTTCGACGCCACGACCTAG
- a CDS encoding MFS transporter, with amino-acid sequence MDTTQSAVERSAIKKVAIRLVPFVALMFFINYLDRTAISFAAPNGMNQDLGLTAAQFGFASGVFFIGYILLEVPSNVALHRFGARRWLARIMVSWGIVSLLFTWVQNSEGLYILRFLLGVAEAGFFPGAILFLSLWVPAKHRSRVLALFYLAQPLTTVIGAPLAGLLIEQHGVFFGLEGWRFMYFGVAIPAIVIGIVAWFYLADRPADAKWLTADEKTWLTAALEKESAAKASNTHGGALKALANGRVWMLALIYFGFIYGLYALGFFLPTIIEGFESQFGTSFNVFQKGLITAIPYLPAAFVLYFWSRDATRRGVRTWHIVVPAIVGGLSIPVALFMNSPAATVAVITVTACAIFAALPNFWTIPTRFLTGAAAAAGIALINTVGNVAGFAAGYVTGALKDLTGAYIVPMFVVGGFMLLSALLMTVLSRRGRVAEDATSSADVQSSAGSR; translated from the coding sequence GTGGACACCACACAGTCAGCGGTCGAAAGATCGGCAATCAAAAAGGTGGCGATCCGGCTAGTGCCGTTCGTCGCCCTGATGTTCTTCATCAATTACCTGGATCGGACGGCGATCTCGTTCGCCGCCCCGAACGGAATGAACCAGGATCTCGGCCTAACCGCGGCGCAATTCGGCTTCGCCTCCGGCGTGTTCTTCATCGGGTACATCCTGCTGGAAGTGCCCAGTAACGTCGCCCTGCACAGGTTCGGCGCCCGCCGCTGGCTGGCCCGCATCATGGTGTCCTGGGGAATCGTCTCCCTGCTCTTCACCTGGGTGCAGAACTCCGAGGGCCTCTACATCCTGCGTTTCCTGCTCGGCGTGGCCGAAGCCGGATTCTTCCCGGGCGCCATCCTGTTCCTCAGCCTGTGGGTGCCGGCCAAACACCGCAGCAGGGTACTTGCCCTCTTCTATCTGGCCCAGCCGCTCACTACCGTGATCGGCGCTCCGCTGGCCGGTTTGCTAATCGAGCAGCACGGCGTCTTCTTCGGCCTGGAGGGCTGGCGCTTCATGTACTTCGGCGTCGCAATCCCGGCGATCGTCATCGGCATCGTGGCGTGGTTCTACCTTGCCGACCGCCCGGCCGACGCCAAGTGGCTGACCGCGGACGAAAAGACCTGGCTCACCGCCGCACTGGAAAAGGAGTCGGCAGCGAAAGCCTCGAACACGCACGGTGGCGCACTGAAGGCACTTGCCAACGGACGGGTGTGGATGCTGGCCCTGATCTACTTCGGCTTCATCTACGGTCTTTACGCGCTGGGATTCTTCCTGCCCACCATCATCGAAGGCTTCGAATCGCAATTCGGCACGTCCTTCAATGTCTTCCAGAAGGGGCTGATCACGGCCATTCCTTATCTGCCTGCCGCGTTCGTGCTGTACTTCTGGTCCAGGGACGCCACCCGGCGCGGGGTCAGGACTTGGCACATCGTGGTGCCTGCGATCGTCGGCGGCCTGAGCATACCGGTCGCATTGTTCATGAACAGTCCTGCGGCAACCGTGGCCGTGATCACAGTGACCGCATGCGCGATATTCGCCGCCTTGCCCAACTTCTGGACCATACCAACCAGGTTCCTCACCGGTGCCGCGGCCGCCGCCGGCATCGCGCTGATCAACACGGTTGGCAATGTCGCCGGATTCGCGGCTGGATACGTCACCGGCGCACTGAAGGACCTGACCGGTGCATACATCGTGCCGATGTTCGTTGTCGGCGGGTTCATGCTGCTGTCGGCGCTGCTGATGACAGTACTTTCCCGGCGCGGCCGGGTCGCCGAGGATGCGACATCGTCTGCGGACGTGCAGTCGTCTGCGGGATCACGATGA
- a CDS encoding sugar phosphate isomerase/epimerase family protein — protein sequence MSAIGLSSYAFFWQMSDRMSAPLTLPQALEKTRELGIDVFQICDYQPIEAMTDPELAEIRNLADSLGISLELGTKGIRPEHLRRFLHIAELLEAPLLRTMFAVPDHTPDIDEATSVLADVLPEFNEADVRIAIETYEQVPTADVLEVIRRIDDPRLGICSDPANTVAALEAPTAVIDAVAPHVLNMHVKDFAFQRRDGWVGFSLTGAPLGEGLLDYDYMAAAIQPAARDINQIIEHWLPWQGSEQETIRLENQWTQQSIDYLRSK from the coding sequence ATGAGTGCGATCGGTCTGAGCAGCTACGCATTCTTCTGGCAGATGTCCGATCGGATGTCGGCGCCGTTAACCTTGCCGCAGGCACTGGAGAAGACCCGGGAGCTGGGCATTGATGTCTTCCAGATCTGCGACTACCAGCCGATCGAGGCAATGACCGACCCGGAACTTGCCGAGATCCGTAACCTCGCCGATTCGCTCGGTATCAGCCTGGAACTCGGCACAAAGGGCATTCGACCGGAGCACCTGCGCCGGTTCCTGCACATTGCCGAGCTACTGGAGGCGCCTCTGCTGCGCACGATGTTCGCGGTACCCGACCATACGCCGGACATCGACGAGGCCACGTCAGTTCTTGCCGACGTTCTGCCGGAGTTCAACGAGGCAGATGTGCGAATAGCCATCGAGACGTATGAGCAGGTACCGACCGCGGACGTGCTCGAGGTGATTCGCCGCATCGACGACCCCCGGCTAGGCATCTGCAGCGACCCCGCCAATACAGTCGCCGCACTCGAAGCGCCGACCGCGGTCATCGACGCCGTCGCCCCGCACGTGCTCAATATGCACGTCAAGGACTTCGCCTTCCAACGCAGGGACGGCTGGGTCGGTTTCAGCCTAACCGGCGCGCCGCTCGGCGAGGGGCTCCTCGACTACGACTACATGGCAGCAGCCATTCAGCCCGCGGCCCGCGATATCAATCAGATCATCGAGCATTGGCTGCCGTGGCAGGGCTCCGAACAAGAGACAATCCGGCTGGAGAACCAATGGACCCAGCAGAGCATCGACTACCTAAGGAGCAAGTGA
- a CDS encoding phosphogluconate dehydrogenase C-terminal domain-containing protein, producing the protein MSAAQVNVTVIGAGGKMGMRVSANLQKSAYQVRYSENSPAGQERVLGEGREITDTAAAIDGADVVILAVPDTVLGVVSQEVVPQMKGGSTLLTLDPAAAYAGLLAQREDVTPAVAHPCHPSVFLERYTKEEYEDTFGGAAAPQNVVAAIETGDAAKQQAVEDVIKVIYAPVIDVHWVTVKQLAVLEPTLVETVACMIGTLLNEALHETVHTVGVPEAAAKAILFGHVQIALTNALRGSNPFSEACEIAIQYGKDTIIKDDWKKIFDDSELDHVIGKMLKLEDVRS; encoded by the coding sequence ATGTCTGCAGCACAAGTGAACGTCACCGTGATCGGAGCCGGCGGAAAAATGGGGATGCGCGTCTCCGCAAACCTGCAGAAGAGTGCCTATCAGGTGCGCTACAGCGAGAACTCGCCAGCCGGCCAGGAGCGAGTGCTGGGCGAAGGACGCGAGATCACCGACACCGCGGCCGCCATCGACGGCGCGGATGTGGTGATCCTGGCCGTGCCGGATACGGTGCTCGGCGTCGTCTCTCAGGAAGTTGTGCCGCAGATGAAGGGCGGTTCCACCCTGCTCACCCTGGATCCGGCGGCGGCGTATGCGGGACTGTTGGCGCAGCGTGAGGACGTCACCCCGGCCGTCGCCCATCCCTGCCATCCATCGGTATTCCTGGAGCGCTACACAAAGGAAGAGTACGAAGACACCTTCGGCGGCGCCGCCGCGCCGCAGAACGTCGTGGCGGCGATCGAGACCGGTGATGCCGCGAAGCAGCAGGCTGTCGAGGACGTGATCAAAGTGATCTACGCACCGGTTATCGACGTGCACTGGGTTACCGTCAAGCAGCTGGCAGTGCTGGAACCAACACTGGTCGAGACGGTTGCCTGCATGATCGGCACACTGCTGAACGAGGCGCTGCACGAGACGGTGCACACAGTCGGAGTGCCGGAAGCCGCCGCGAAGGCCATCCTGTTCGGTCATGTGCAGATTGCGCTGACCAACGCGCTGCGCGGCTCCAACCCGTTCTCCGAGGCCTGCGAGATTGCCATCCAGTACGGCAAGGACACCATCATCAAGGATGACTGGAAGAAGATCTTCGACGACAGCGAGCTGGACCATGTCATCGGGAAGATGCTCAAGCTGGAGGACGTGCGGAGCTAG
- a CDS encoding M20 family metallopeptidase gives MIDDENLRGDDSDRSRVAARSRVVANVAAHAAALVELSERLHAHPELGWQEHQAASWTAETLSSHGFAVTRAYLGFPTAIHAVAGNGSHRIGLMAEYDALPGLGHACGHNIITAISVGAAIALSEFADERDLTIEVYGTPAEEGGGGKIELLNKGAFVDLDLAMMAHPSPVDSAEARPFAVSHSHIEYQGKSAHAGAYPDRGVNANDAFLVAQVALGLLRQQLPAGTRVHGLQTRGGEAPNAIPEKTEGRWYVRAETLEDLKRLQPRIDRCFEAGALATGCELTSTPESEPYSEFRTDNRALELYREHARGLGRNFDAPAEQATMNRASTDMGNVSQVVPAIHPYIGLGCYPAANHQPEFEAYCIGEAANQAITDGATALALTALDYFAA, from the coding sequence ATGATCGATGACGAGAACCTGCGCGGCGATGATTCTGACCGTTCCCGTGTAGCGGCGCGTTCCCGTGTAGTGGCGAATGTTGCCGCCCACGCGGCTGCCCTGGTCGAACTGTCCGAGCGACTCCATGCGCACCCGGAGCTTGGTTGGCAGGAACACCAGGCGGCCAGCTGGACGGCAGAAACGCTGTCCAGCCACGGATTCGCCGTCACGAGGGCGTACCTGGGCTTCCCGACCGCCATCCACGCCGTGGCCGGGAACGGCAGCCACCGGATCGGTTTGATGGCCGAGTACGACGCGCTTCCCGGGCTCGGCCACGCCTGTGGGCACAACATCATCACCGCGATCTCGGTCGGGGCTGCTATCGCTCTGTCCGAGTTCGCCGACGAACGTGATCTCACGATCGAGGTTTATGGCACCCCAGCCGAGGAAGGCGGGGGTGGAAAGATCGAACTTCTGAACAAGGGTGCGTTCGTCGACCTCGACCTCGCGATGATGGCGCACCCGAGCCCGGTGGATTCTGCCGAGGCACGTCCTTTTGCCGTCTCCCACAGCCACATCGAATATCAGGGAAAGTCAGCGCACGCCGGCGCTTACCCGGATCGAGGGGTGAACGCGAACGACGCGTTCCTCGTCGCCCAGGTCGCCCTTGGACTGCTCCGCCAGCAACTGCCCGCCGGAACTCGCGTCCACGGATTGCAGACCCGGGGAGGCGAGGCGCCCAATGCGATCCCGGAGAAGACCGAGGGACGTTGGTACGTCCGCGCCGAGACATTGGAAGACCTGAAGCGCCTCCAGCCCCGCATCGATCGCTGTTTCGAGGCCGGAGCTTTGGCAACTGGATGTGAGCTGACCAGCACGCCGGAGTCTGAGCCGTATTCGGAGTTTCGTACTGACAATCGAGCGTTGGAACTCTATCGGGAGCATGCCCGGGGCCTCGGCAGAAACTTCGACGCACCGGCCGAACAAGCGACGATGAATCGCGCCTCGACCGATATGGGCAACGTCTCCCAGGTCGTGCCGGCCATCCATCCATATATCGGTCTTGGATGCTACCCAGCGGCGAACCACCAGCCGGAGTTCGAGGCCTACTGCATCGGGGAGGCGGCCAACCAAGCGATCACCGATGGAGCCACTGCCCTTGCCCTCACAGCTCTCGACTACTTCGCAGCCTGA
- a CDS encoding DUF1028 domain-containing protein, with protein sequence MTFSIAGTDASGRFGIAVSSSSPAVAARCIHLRDNVGAVSSQNITDPRLGDILLSYLEDGLSASESIDRLVSMEETRDYRQLVVLDSQGRSAVFSGSHTLGTYGKASGSLCVSAGNMLDNEHVPSAVCDAFDATAGDLEVRLVAGLRAGLLAGGEAGPVHSAGVSVVSGHGWRDTDLRVDWHDDPVGELERLLQVWMPQREDYVARGLDPASAGGYGVPGDDR encoded by the coding sequence ATGACGTTCAGCATCGCGGGAACCGACGCCAGTGGTCGATTCGGAATCGCGGTCTCATCATCCTCGCCGGCAGTCGCGGCGCGGTGCATCCACCTTCGTGACAACGTCGGCGCCGTGAGCTCACAGAACATCACGGACCCTCGACTCGGCGACATCCTGCTGTCGTACCTCGAAGATGGCTTGTCGGCATCGGAGTCGATCGACCGGCTGGTCTCGATGGAGGAGACGCGGGACTATCGGCAGCTCGTTGTCCTCGACTCCCAAGGGCGATCTGCCGTCTTCAGCGGATCCCACACTTTGGGCACGTATGGGAAAGCCAGTGGCTCGCTGTGCGTGAGTGCAGGCAACATGCTGGACAACGAGCATGTGCCGTCGGCAGTCTGTGATGCATTCGACGCGACTGCCGGAGACCTGGAGGTTCGCCTCGTGGCGGGACTCCGGGCCGGGCTCCTGGCCGGGGGTGAGGCGGGACCGGTTCACTCTGCCGGCGTTTCAGTCGTCTCGGGCCACGGATGGCGAGACACGGACCTGCGTGTGGACTGGCACGACGACCCCGTCGGGGAACTCGAGCGGCTCCTCCAAGTCTGGATGCCGCAGCGGGAAGACTACGTGGCCCGCGGGCTGGATCCCGCATCGGCGGGCGGATACGGAGTTCCTGGCGATGATCGATGA